Genomic DNA from Candidatus Poribacteria bacterium:
AGTGCTGGATTTATCCTGATTCCGCTTTTGGGTATCCGACCGAGTATCGTGCTAATGGTTGCGTTGAACACAGGTATCGGGTGTCTCCTTGTACTAAAAAGCGGGCAACGGACGAAAACCAGCGGCGCATTGCTACAGGGGGTAAGCATAGGCATGCCGATTCTCAACGCTGGGTTGGCTGTCATTCTGCTGCTTACGCTGAATCAACCGCTTTTCCTCAAGAGCGCGATTTTCAAGACGCAGCGTCCGGGCGATACACTCGTCGATTACAATGAGGAAGTGGACGCAACGGTAACGACGCTGAAAGACGATGAAGGTGTCTACCGTCTCTATGTGGATACAAATCAGGCAGCAGATGCCTCGCGGTGGGACTCGCCATCGCACCGTGTTATTGCACATCTGCCGCTGTTATTGCATCCACGTCCGAAACGCGCACTTGTCGTCGGATTCGGTATGGGGCTAACTTCCTACTCAATCACACAACACGGGGTCCGAGTTGACGCGATAGAACTTTCCAAAGGCGTGATTTCGGCGGCACAGGAGCATTTCACACACGTCAATGGAAACGTGTTTGAAAGCCCACTGTTTGATTATAAAATCAACGATGGACGCAATCATATCCTAATGACAAAAACGAAATACGATATGATTTCCACAGGGATCATCCATCCGCTGGTCAGCGCAGGGAGTTCCAATATCTACACCGCCGACTTCTACCGCTTGTGCCGCCGCATTTTGAGCGAAGACGGCATCATGTGTCAGTGGGTGCCGCTCCATCGCTTGCCTGAGACACACTATAAGATGATTGTCCGTACCTTCGTTGAGGTGTTTCCACATACGACGCTCTGGTATAAATATACGCCTGACTTCGTAATCCTCATCGGCACACAGGAACCCCTGCAGATTGATTACAAAAACTTTATCGCACGCGCACAGATAGCGAGTATAAGTGAAGGACTTGCTGCCGATGACTTAGATGGTCTGTCGCTACTTGACTCATTTATGATGGGACCGGAGACGGTCCGCAAATACGTAGGCGTTGGACCTGTCCACACAGACAACCGACCCCGACTGGAATTCTTCCGCGGGGCTGACCTCGCCGACACGACGACACAGAACGTCAAAGGGATGGTTGAGTATCGTGAACGCGTTCTCCCATACCTCACGAACTACGGTTCAACGCTCGCCGAGATGAAGAGCGTTAGAGAAAAACTTGATACCTACTTTAGAGCCACACACAGATTAATCCGTGGACAGATCGCTTATGCGAGCGCACAGTACCAAGATGCCGCAGAACTCATGAACCAAGCGGTCGAACTTAATCCGCTTGATGAAACAATTCGTTATAACTTTGGAGTCGTTTCAGGCTTAATTCGCGAAGGTGAACAGGAAGAGCTCCGGCAGATTGAACAACAAGTCCAGCAGGCAATGGCACAGAATCCTGACGACCTACAGGGACACCTCTATTTAGCGACTGTGTATGAAATGCAGGGTGAACTCGGAAAAGCGACAAGAGAACTTGAGGAATTTCTCAGAGGCGATCCAAGCAGATCCGATGTCTATTTACTCTTGGGTCCCTTATATGAACGCCAAGAACGTTATAGAGAGGCACTCCGCACCTACGAACGGTTGGAACAGCAAGAACCTCGTTTGCCTGCGCCTATTTTTGCCGCAATGGCGCAGCTTCACTTGCAGTTGGGAAATTTAGATGAATCCGAAAAATATGCAAAGAAAGGTATCGCTGTAGATGCCAGTTCATGGCGTTCCTACCTTACCCTCGGAAACGTTTACGCAGCGATGGACCAACCGGAAAAACAGATTGAAAATTACAATAACGCTTTGAGAGCACTCGATAAAAAAATTCTGAACGCTCCAGAGCCTGATGCGCTAAAGAGTGCTAAACAACAGATTCAAAATGAACTTGAACAACTAAAAACTGAAAATCACTAAGATAGGAGGAATAGTTATTGGTTACCGGCTATCAGTTATCGGTAACTTGCTTGTGGCAGCCCGTATGTTGTTTGCTACCACACGTTTTAACTGCTAACTGCTAACTACTAACTACCATAGACACATCATGTCCCAAGAACCTTCTTTAAAACGAACCCACTATTGCGGTGACCTACGTTTAGCAGACACGGGTACGCAAGTGAGTCTTAATGGCTGGGTTAAACGCCGTCGAGACCACGGTGGGGTCATCTTCGTAGATCTACGCGACAGAACGGGTATCACACAAGTCGTCTTTGACCCGCAAATTGACGAAAAAGCACATGCTATCGCTGATGCGGTCAGAAGCGAATATGTTTTGCATGTCAGCGGCACCGTCCGTGAGCGCGAGCCGGGTGAACTCCTCTTCCACACAGATGGTACTTACCAAACAGAACTTGCCGATGGCAATCTGTCCCCAGCGTTCCGGGCGTTGTTCTCGGATGCTGATCCGAAATACACCCTTTCCGATGACATTGAAGTCTCAACACGAGAACCCAGTGTGCGCTGGCTGCTTACCGATACTGAAAATAATCGGACATATCACATCGCCAGTGAAGATATAGCGGGAGAAAACGGTATTAGCATTTATCAAGGCACTGTCAATCCTGAGCTTGACACAGGTGAGATCGAGCTCGCTGTTGACACTCTCAGCGTCTTGAATACCGCCAAAACACCGCCGTTCCCGGTTGAAGACGAGATTGACGTGGCGGAAGACATTCGGATGCGGTATCGCTTCATCGATTTACGCCGTCCTGAGATGCAAGAGACGTTGGCGATGCGGCATAAAGCGGCACTCGCTGCGCGTAACTATATGAACGAACAGGGGTTCCTCGAAATCGAAACGCCTATCTTGATGAACAGTACGCCTGAGGGCGCGCGCGATGTCCTTGTTCCGAGTCGTCATTATCCGGGTAGATTCTATGCCCTCCCGCAATCGCCACAACAGTTCAAGCAGATTCTCATGATGAGTGGTGTTGATCGGTATTTTCAAATCGCGCGATGCTTCCGTGATGAGGACACCCGAGCTGATCGGCAGCTGGAGTTCACGCAACTTGACCTTGAGATGTCATTCGCAGATGTAGACGATGTACTTGAGGTAACCGAAGGGCTGATGAAACGCATCTTTGAGGACGCTGGGAATATCCCTGTCGAAATCCCGTTCCTACGGCTCCCCTACCACGAATCAATAGCACGCTTCGGAAATGACAAACCCGATACGCGGTTCGGTATGGAACTAACGGATGTCTCGGATGTCATGGCTGACTGTGATTTTCAGGTATTCACACGAACTTTGGAAACAGGTGGACAGGTCAAAGCGATTGCTGCGCCGGGCGGGGCAGACTTCTCTCGAAAAGACATCGACGATCTAACAAAGTTTGTCGCTATCTACCGAGCGAAAGGTTTAGCGTGGGTTAAAGTCACACCAGACGGATTTTCCTCTGGTATCGTTAAGTTTTTCACAACAGAGCAACTGGAAACTGCGCAGGAGCGAACGGGTGCGAAGCCCGGTGACATCATGTTCTTTGTTGCTGACAAACCGAATATCGTTGCGGATGCGCTGGGTAATCTCCGCCTCCATCTTGGGAAACAGCTTAACCTTATTGATGAAACTCAATATAACTTCTTGTGGATTGTTGACTACCCGCTCTTTGAATGGAACGAGGAAGAGAATCGCTATGAACCCTTCCACCATTTGTTCACTGCATGCACAGAAGCAACTTTACCGTTGTTAGACACGGACCCGGGGAATGTCCAAAGCCAACACTACGATCTCGTGTGTAACGGATATGAAATTTGTAGCGGGAGCGTCAGAATCCACCAATGGGATGTCCAACAGCAGGTTTTTGAAATTCTGGGGATTACACCCGAAGATGTCGAAAATCGGTTCGGATATTTCATAGATGCTCTGGCGTATGGCACACCGCCGCATGCAGGGATCGCCCCCGGTTTAGACCGTATCGTTATGTTGATGCGCAACGAGGAAAACATCCGCGAAGTTATCGCATTTCCGAAATCGCAACAAGGACTCTGCCCGCTTACGCACGCACCTTCTGTTGTATCGGATGCGCAGTTAGAGGAGTTGTCCATCCGCGTTGATGCAGACATCTGAGGCAACACCGTTATGGGTTGTCGGAAACCATCGCCTGAACTTGGACGCTTATGATTTTAAGATGGACCATGATTACCGGACGCCTAATCATGGTCCATCTGGTAATCTTATAAATCACAGTTCAGACTTCCTCTGACGACCAATAACCAATAGTTGAAAGTGAGCGTAGCGAACGTCCTGATAACTGATAACCTCTAAGGAGATAGAACGATGGAGAAAAACATAGGTGCTGCCCCAACACTCGTCTATCCCGAATCAGACGGTGAACCGATGGCAGAAACGGGAAGGCATGTCAGAAGCCTTTTAGACATGATAGAAATGATAGATTGGCATTTCCGGGATGTCCCAGATGTACATGTATGCGGAAATATGTTCCTCTATTATGAAGAGGGCAACCCACGTAAAGTTATATCTCCGGATGTATTTATGGTGCGCGGGGTCTCAAAAAAAGACCTCCGGACGTATAAAACATGGGAACAGCAACCCTATCTCGATTTCGTGCTGGAGTTGGCGAGCCCGAGTACGTTCACAAGAGATTTTGCTGAGAAGAAAACAATTTATGAGCAGATTTTACGGGTGAAGGAATACTATATCTACGATCCCTATCATGAGATTCAACCCTCTTTCATAGGCTTTCGTCTTATAGAAGGTTCTTATGAAGAGATAGAATTTGTAGAGGGACGACTTCCGTCCGAGGTATTAGGGCTGGACTTGGGTGAACACGATGGCGTGCTGCGGCTATACGATCCGGTTGCGAGAGCGTGGTTGGGCCCCTCTCGAGAACGCCTAGCTGAAGCGGAAACGCGTGTGTCTGAAGCGGAAACGCGTATTGAGCAAGAAGCCCGCGCACGCCAAGCCGCGGAAGCCGAACTCGAAAAACTACGTGAAACCCTCAAACGTTTGCAAACTTCTGAATAATAACATCTGCAAAAACTACCACAGGTCACATAAAGGATTGGCAGAACAACTTGAAATCGTACCAACGTGAATCAGTATGAAATCAGGAAACATCATCTCAAGGAGATCTAATCCAATGCAATCAACCAAAACACCCTCTATTTTCGCTGTTGTCCCTATACTCTGTGCTTTAATTTTCTGGGTTCCACTGAACACGTCGGCACAAACCGTTAACGTCCCGGATGCTAATCTTCGCGAGGCGATTAACGAGGCACTCGGCAAAGCACCCAACGCCCAGATTACAGCCGATGAGATGGCGACGTTGCGGGAACTTCGCGCTGTGAGTATGGAGATTAAAAACTTGACAGGTCTTGAAACCGCAGTAAATCTGGAGAGATTAAATCTTGACAACAATTTAATATCTGACATATCACCTCTGGCGGAATTGATGAGACTGCGTCGCTTAGATTTGGAGGAGAATCTGATAACTGATCTCTCGCCGCTTGAAGGATTGATCAGCCTGGAGGATCTACATCTTGGGCCTAATTTAGTAAGCGATATCTCATCGCTTGCAGGATTAATCAACTTGAGACATATAAGACTCCATCATAACGCGATAACCGATTTATCTCCCCTCGCAGGGTTGACAAAACTGGAAACGATAGGGATGAGTCATAATCCCCTGGCAGACCTCTCGCCTCTTAGTGGATTAACGAACTTGCATAACTTTCACGGATGGGGCACGCCTATAGTGAACCTTGCTGCCATAGCGAAATTGCCAAAACTTAGAGAGATAAATGTGTGTGGTGGCGAGATATCGGATATCTCTGCTTTAGTCGATGCCAAGGGTTTAAAACATCTTTACCTTCCCGGTAACGGGGTCTCGGATCTGTCTCCCTTGGCGGAGCTAACAAATTTGACACACCTCAGTTTTGAACATAACGAGGTTTCGGATCTATCTCCGCTTGAAGGACTGAGCAACTTGACATGGATAAACCTCCATGACAATGCCATATCGGACGTATCTCCGCTCGCGGCAACAACTAACTTAAGATGGTTAGATATAAGTCAAAATAGGATAACGGACGTATCCTCTCTTGCCTTTTTACCCAACTTGACATGGATGGGGCTTACCGAGAATCCAATAGCGGATACATCCAGTTTAGAAAGATTTGCCACGACAACAACCATCTCTTACTCGGATTTCGTTAATTCCGCTTTCCCAGAAGCCGGTCCCAAAATAGAGGGACCTTGGTTATGGGCGATCGTGCCGGGGGCGGGTACTGGCAACACAGATCTGCTGGCAAAAGCGAGTGGCGGGGCAGCAACGGAGGTAAAGGTCGCTACGTTTGGCGCAACCGAAGATAAACCTGTTGGAAGTGGCAAATGGAAGGCACACAACCTCGCGCCAACCGGCGGGGATAATCTCAATGAAATGACAGATGCCCTCGGTTGGGGGTCGGGTTCGGAGATATATGACCACGTCGTTTACGGCTCCCTCACCTTCAATGCACCGCGACAGCAGGACACAACAATGCTCGTCGGCAGCGATGATGGAGTCAAGGTCTGGCTCAACGGCGAGGTCGTTCACTACAATCCCGTGACTCGGGGTGCCGGTGATTACCAAGATGCATTTCCTGTCACATTGAAAAAAGGACCCAACGTCCTATTGGTCGCCGTTGACAATCGTGGACATGGGGGCTTCAGCGGTTTCTTCGGATTCGCAAAAGATGCCGACTATACAGTAAACCCAATCGGGAAGAAAATTACAATCCGAGTGCCTGCATGGGACGTGAACAGAGATGGCAGGACAGACATCCTCGATCTCATTATGGTGGGGCAAGACTTCGGAAAAGCGCAGTCCGCTAACACACGTACAGACGTAAATAAAGATGGAAAACGAAATATTGCAGACCTCGTCCTCGTTGCGCAACACCTCGGTGAAATCAGTGGTGTTGCTGCACCTGCTATGCTCACACGGCGCAATTTGAAGGTGGATCCAGCAATAGTCCAAACCTGGATAGCACAAGCGAAACTGGAAGATGATGGTTCACTCGTCTTCCAACAAGGCATAGCGAATCTCCAGCAGCTCTTGGCGTTGTTAGCTCCCGAAAGCACAATGTTATTGGCGAATTATCCCAATCCATTCAATCCGGAAACGTGGATACCCTATCAACTTGCCGAACCCAACGCAGTCACGTTGCAAATCTATGCAGTCAATGGCGAGTTGGTTCGGACTTTGGATGTGGGGCATCAGCCCGCAGGACGCTATCAGAATCGGAGCCAAGCGGCGTATTGGGATGGCAAAAATGAAGTCGGCGAATCTGTGGCAAGCGGTGTCTATTTCTATAAGCTCATTGCAGGCGACTTCGCTGCTACCCGAAAAATGCTGATAAGGAAATAGCCCGCAACCAACAACCCTTAAAGGAGATAGCACGATGCAACAAAATATAGGAGCTGCTCCGACACTTGAGAACAACACAACAATGAACAAGGTTTGCTGCTATGCAATCATCTTAGCCCTCATCGGATTCGGATTTGGAACAGCAGACGCACAACAAAATATTGCACAACAAACTTATGCGATCTTTCAACAAAACTGCCTCAACTGCCACGGCCCTCACGGTGCCTTTACAGAGCAAATCGTTATTGACTCCGCAAGCGGTTTGGTTAATTCAGGGGCGGTTGTACCAGGAAACCCTGTTGGATCTGAACTCTATACCCGGCTCCTTGAAACCGATCCCGCGAAACGGATGCCCCTCGGTGGACAACTTTCGGCTGACGCGATTGTGACAATCGGCAACTGGATTCAGGCAGGTGCCCCGACGTGGGAAATCCAGCACGATGTCAACTTCATCTCTACCGACACCATGCTCACGGTAATACAGAACCATCTCGGAGGACTAGATGCCTTTGATCGTCCCTTCACACGCTATTTTACCATGACCCATCTCTACAACGCCGGCGAAGGCCCCGAGGCACTTCGCGCCTATCAAGTCGCCCTCTCGAAACTCGTCAATAGTCTCTCCTGGGGATTCCAGATTATCAACCCCGAACCCATTGACGCAGCTGAGACGATTTTCTACATTGACCTGCGAAACTATGAATGGGATACCCGCGAAGCATGGCCGCAGATGGAAGCTGTCTATCCATATCTGATTGATTTTGATGAAACTACGCAGGCGACTCTCTATAGCAAACTCACACACCTTCGGCAAGAAATGAACTGTGAAGTGCCGTTCGTCTATGCCGATTGGTTTCTCGCGACTGCTTCCCTACCTCCCCTCTACCACGACATCCTCGCACTCCCTGAAACCGAGCAGGAATTAGAACGAGAACTCCGCATAGATGTTGATCGGAATCTCCAAAGTGCCCCAGGGGTGCGCGTCTGGCGTGCCGGCACCAACGATTCAGGTGTCTCGAATCACAACAGGGTTGTAGAACGCCACACGTCTCCGTATGGTGCGTATTGGAAGAGCCACGACTTTGCGGGGAGTGCGGGTGCGCAGAATATCTTCACGCATCCGTTGTCTTTTCAACGCGATGGGGGTGAAGTGATCTTCAATCTGCCGAATGGGTTACAGGCATACTACATTGCGGACGGTTTCGGGAATCGTATAGATGTTGCGCCGACGGAGATTGTCTCGAATCCTGCGGCGAGCGATCCAGCAGTGCGTAATGGTTTGTCGTGTATCGGGTGCCACACGGAGGGTATGAAAGATTTTGCAGATGGTGTGCGTTCTGTGATAGAGCAAACAGTGTCTCCGGTTTACGATAAGGATCACGCCTTACGTTTGTATGTAGAAAACGAAGTGATGGGTGTGCTTGTTGCTCAGGACACGTTGCGTTACAAGGCTGCGTTGGAAGCGACGGGTGGTGTGTTTGGGGGTATTGAACCCGTGCATCGGTTCTATGAAGAATTTCATGGACCTATTGAAGCTGCGTACGCTGCTGCTGCCGTCGGTTTAGAAACAGAAATCTTCCTCTCGGAAATTGCGGAGAAGTCAAGTTTACAGCGTTTGGGTTTGACAGGACTGCTGAGCGGTGGAAATGTGAAACGCGATGCGTGGACAGCGCAATTTCCTGGCATAATTTCAGCGTTGAATTCTCCAGATATGACGGACACTCCTAATCCAGACAATGATGTCGGGCCGGGCCCCATATTTTCTGGGCTCATCCCTGACCCGAACCTTCGCGCAGCTATCGCAGAGAGGCTTGGCAAAGCACCCGCTGCGCTTACGGAGACCGACCTCACAAGGTTAACTGAGATTGTAGCGGATGAAAAGGGCATCCGCGATCTGACCGGGCTTGAACATGCAATCCGGCTGGAACGGATAGAATTCCGCCACAATGCAATATCCGACTTATCCCCATTGGCAGGATTGGTGCGTCTGGATAATATCAAACTGCGTGGGAATAAGATAACGGATGTCTCTCCACTTGCAGGGTTGATCAACGTAGATTGGCTCGGACTTGAGGAGAACGCAATCACGGATTTATCACCCTTGAAAGGATTGGTGAAACTCAACGGCATCGGGATTGAAGGCAATCCGGTGACAGATGTCTCCGCCCTCGCCGGCATGATCAGTTTAGAAGGTATTGTTGCTTGGAACACGGCTATCACGGATTTCTCTGCGTTGGCGAAGTTACCGAGGTTTCAGTGGATAGAGCTCAGCGGCAGTTCAATCTCGGAACTTCCCTCGCTGACCGGATTGAAAAGACTCAGGCGTTTAGAAATCAATCACACGTATATCTCGGATATTTCGGGACTCGCGGAGGTACCGCAGTTAACATCGCTCACACTCCACGATAATCAGATAACGGATGTGTCGCCGTTAGCGAATTTAAAAAACTTGACAAATCTCAACCTGAGCCACAATATTATTTCAGATGTGTCGCCATTAGCAGGATTAACCAAATTAGAACGCATAGATCTCAGGAACAACGCCATATCTGACTTTTCGCCTTTGGAGGGGTTACCGATAATAATCTCTATGCGTACGTCGGGTAATCCAGGTACTGCTCTACGAGGGGGACCGAAAATAACGGGACCCTGGTTATGGATTTTTATCCCTGACATACAACATGAAAATTTTCGGAACGCAGATTTGCTTGCACGTGTTAGTGGTGGCGATGTAACTGAGTTAAAGATTGCTAGTGATGGTGCAACAGAAGGCAAATCTGTCGGTGAGCATGTTTGGACCCCTCACAAACTTTCTCCGTCAGTTGGTACTGAAAACATCAATAGCATGCTGAAGGCACTTGGTATCTCAAAAGGCGATGGCGGGAACCTAACTTACGGTTCGCTCACCTTGAATTCACCACGAGAACAGCAGACAAAAATGTTTGCTGGTAGTGATGATAGCCACAAAATTTGGCTCAATGGGGAGTTAGTTAGCGAGAAGTATAATGCTTGGACCGGCGATTACCAGCAATCCTTTCCTGTCACGCTGAAAGAGGGAAAAAACGTTCTGTTGGTAGCTGTTTATGATTATGGTGGTGGATGGTCTGGCCATTTTGGATTTGCACCTGATGCTGAGTATACCGTTATCCCGCCAGGGAGCCGCTTTACTTTATCCACAGCATTGACACAACTGAAGAAAAGTGACACCTTCATCGTCCGCCTTAACGCCGCAAACATCACCGATTTAGCCGGGTGGCAAACCGATATTGCTTTTGACCCCGCGCTCCTGAAAGCGAACAACGTCAGTGAGGGCAACTTTCTGAAGCAAGGCAACGGCCGCACCTTCTTCCGGAAAGGCACAATTAAGAATAGGCAAGGGAGAATCACTGGCATACAAGCGGCACGAATCTCCAAAGGGGGAGTTGCTGGCGAAGGCAACCTCCTATCTGTGAGTTTTACAGCACTCGCAAACGGACAGGGGCGCGTGGTACTCCGCAACTTCCGAGCAGGTAACAGTGCCGGTGAGACGATCTCAGCTACAGCACCAGATGTAATGGTTACTGTCGGCAATACCCCCGCCGCACCTGTCTTGCTACCGGATGAGACCGCATTACTCGCAAATTATCCGAATCCCTTCAACCCAGAAACGTGGATACCCTATCAACTCGCGGAACCCGCCAAAGTCACATTATACATTTATGCCACGAATGGTGCCTTGGTGCGAAGGTTGGATTTGGGGCATCAAGCCGCGGGGCTCTATCAATACCGGAGCCGTGCAGCCTATTGGGATGGTAGGAACGAAGTCGGTGAACCCGTTGCAAGTGGAATCTATTTCTATACATTGTCCACAGAGTCCACACGCGACTCCGTTACCGCTGGCGACTTCACTGCTACAAGAAAAATGTTAATAAGGAAGTAAATTTTCAAAGCGATTTAATAAGAGAGGGCGAAGGCTGGAAGGCTGGAAGGTTGGGTGCCCCAATCTGCTACCCTTCCCTTACTTCCATCCCTCATCTTCGTTCCCCTTTAGGAGGATAGATAACAACTTATGAATGAAAACGAAAGTAAACCGAAGGTCAGTCTCGGACTGCTTTACGGCATCGTCATCGCAATCGTTGCCGGTGCACTCATCGGAGGGTTCGCACCAAATTTGGCAATCCACACAACAATTCTCGGTGAAATATTCTTGAACCTACTGATGATGATCGTCGTTCCGCTGGTCGTCTTGTCCATGATTGTCGGGATAACCAATTTAGGGGATATCCGCAACATCGGCTCTATCGGTGGGCGCACTGTCCTCT
This window encodes:
- a CDS encoding fused MFS/spermidine synthase, which translates into the protein MRHIKPIVWLIFIFSGASGLIYQVIWMRQLTLIFGSTVFATSTVLTAFMAGLALGSFYFGRKIDESDQSPLRIYALLEAGIGAFCLVWPLILSVLGALYVLIHRNVTSEFYTLSLIRFVLTCGVILIPSTLMGGTLPVLTRFFVKRLEQLGTNIGVLYALNTFGAVIGTVAAGFFLLEAFGIRWTLGIGIAINFAVAAIALVLTQRVSGTEDISSQQSAISNQPEGLVSESRTQLPHAESERSERPNSHLVLWAIGISGFCALAYEVLWTRIMVFFLGSTTYAFATMLAAFLFGIALGSIVLARWVDRMKQPIAVFGVVQLGIGLFALILMPAFEELYGMTRAFQSTFGSSRFWAFFSCFLVMCLPTFLMGASFPLVTKIYTGSERQLGRSIGNVYAVNTVGSIFGAFSAGFILIPLLGIRPSIVLMVALNTGIGCLLVLKSGQRTKTSGALLQGVSIGMPILNAGLAVILLLTLNQPLFLKSAIFKTQRPGDTLVDYNEEVDATVTTLKDDEGVYRLYVDTNQAADASRWDSPSHRVIAHLPLLLHPRPKRALVVGFGMGLTSYSITQHGVRVDAIELSKGVISAAQEHFTHVNGNVFESPLFDYKINDGRNHILMTKTKYDMISTGIIHPLVSAGSSNIYTADFYRLCRRILSEDGIMCQWVPLHRLPETHYKMIVRTFVEVFPHTTLWYKYTPDFVILIGTQEPLQIDYKNFIARAQIASISEGLAADDLDGLSLLDSFMMGPETVRKYVGVGPVHTDNRPRLEFFRGADLADTTTQNVKGMVEYRERVLPYLTNYGSTLAEMKSVREKLDTYFRATHRLIRGQIAYASAQYQDAAELMNQAVELNPLDETIRYNFGVVSGLIREGEQEELRQIEQQVQQAMAQNPDDLQGHLYLATVYEMQGELGKATRELEEFLRGDPSRSDVYLLLGPLYERQERYREALRTYERLEQQEPRLPAPIFAAMAQLHLQLGNLDESEKYAKKGIAVDASSWRSYLTLGNVYAAMDQPEKQIENYNNALRALDKKILNAPEPDALKSAKQQIQNELEQLKTENH
- the aspS gene encoding aspartate--tRNA ligase, giving the protein MSQEPSLKRTHYCGDLRLADTGTQVSLNGWVKRRRDHGGVIFVDLRDRTGITQVVFDPQIDEKAHAIADAVRSEYVLHVSGTVREREPGELLFHTDGTYQTELADGNLSPAFRALFSDADPKYTLSDDIEVSTREPSVRWLLTDTENNRTYHIASEDIAGENGISIYQGTVNPELDTGEIELAVDTLSVLNTAKTPPFPVEDEIDVAEDIRMRYRFIDLRRPEMQETLAMRHKAALAARNYMNEQGFLEIETPILMNSTPEGARDVLVPSRHYPGRFYALPQSPQQFKQILMMSGVDRYFQIARCFRDEDTRADRQLEFTQLDLEMSFADVDDVLEVTEGLMKRIFEDAGNIPVEIPFLRLPYHESIARFGNDKPDTRFGMELTDVSDVMADCDFQVFTRTLETGGQVKAIAAPGGADFSRKDIDDLTKFVAIYRAKGLAWVKVTPDGFSSGIVKFFTTEQLETAQERTGAKPGDIMFFVADKPNIVADALGNLRLHLGKQLNLIDETQYNFLWIVDYPLFEWNEEENRYEPFHHLFTACTEATLPLLDTDPGNVQSQHYDLVCNGYEICSGSVRIHQWDVQQQVFEILGITPEDVENRFGYFIDALAYGTPPHAGIAPGLDRIVMLMRNEENIREVIAFPKSQQGLCPLTHAPSVVSDAQLEELSIRVDADI
- a CDS encoding Uma2 family endonuclease translates to MEKNIGAAPTLVYPESDGEPMAETGRHVRSLLDMIEMIDWHFRDVPDVHVCGNMFLYYEEGNPRKVISPDVFMVRGVSKKDLRTYKTWEQQPYLDFVLELASPSTFTRDFAEKKTIYEQILRVKEYYIYDPYHEIQPSFIGFRLIEGSYEEIEFVEGRLPSEVLGLDLGEHDGVLRLYDPVARAWLGPSRERLAEAETRVSEAETRIEQEARARQAAEAELEKLRETLKRLQTSE
- a CDS encoding leucine-rich repeat domain-containing protein, whose product is MQSTKTPSIFAVVPILCALIFWVPLNTSAQTVNVPDANLREAINEALGKAPNAQITADEMATLRELRAVSMEIKNLTGLETAVNLERLNLDNNLISDISPLAELMRLRRLDLEENLITDLSPLEGLISLEDLHLGPNLVSDISSLAGLINLRHIRLHHNAITDLSPLAGLTKLETIGMSHNPLADLSPLSGLTNLHNFHGWGTPIVNLAAIAKLPKLREINVCGGEISDISALVDAKGLKHLYLPGNGVSDLSPLAELTNLTHLSFEHNEVSDLSPLEGLSNLTWINLHDNAISDVSPLAATTNLRWLDISQNRITDVSSLAFLPNLTWMGLTENPIADTSSLERFATTTTISYSDFVNSAFPEAGPKIEGPWLWAIVPGAGTGNTDLLAKASGGAATEVKVATFGATEDKPVGSGKWKAHNLAPTGGDNLNEMTDALGWGSGSEIYDHVVYGSLTFNAPRQQDTTMLVGSDDGVKVWLNGEVVHYNPVTRGAGDYQDAFPVTLKKGPNVLLVAVDNRGHGGFSGFFGFAKDADYTVNPIGKKITIRVPAWDVNRDGRTDILDLIMVGQDFGKAQSANTRTDVNKDGKRNIADLVLVAQHLGEISGVAAPAMLTRRNLKVDPAIVQTWIAQAKLEDDGSLVFQQGIANLQQLLALLAPESTMLLANYPNPFNPETWIPYQLAEPNAVTLQIYAVNGELVRTLDVGHQPAGRYQNRSQAAYWDGKNEVGESVASGVYFYKLIAGDFAATRKMLIRK
- a CDS encoding leucine-rich repeat protein translates to MQQNIGAAPTLENNTTMNKVCCYAIILALIGFGFGTADAQQNIAQQTYAIFQQNCLNCHGPHGAFTEQIVIDSASGLVNSGAVVPGNPVGSELYTRLLETDPAKRMPLGGQLSADAIVTIGNWIQAGAPTWEIQHDVNFISTDTMLTVIQNHLGGLDAFDRPFTRYFTMTHLYNAGEGPEALRAYQVALSKLVNSLSWGFQIINPEPIDAAETIFYIDLRNYEWDTREAWPQMEAVYPYLIDFDETTQATLYSKLTHLRQEMNCEVPFVYADWFLATASLPPLYHDILALPETEQELERELRIDVDRNLQSAPGVRVWRAGTNDSGVSNHNRVVERHTSPYGAYWKSHDFAGSAGAQNIFTHPLSFQRDGGEVIFNLPNGLQAYYIADGFGNRIDVAPTEIVSNPAASDPAVRNGLSCIGCHTEGMKDFADGVRSVIEQTVSPVYDKDHALRLYVENEVMGVLVAQDTLRYKAALEATGGVFGGIEPVHRFYEEFHGPIEAAYAAAAVGLETEIFLSEIAEKSSLQRLGLTGLLSGGNVKRDAWTAQFPGIISALNSPDMTDTPNPDNDVGPGPIFSGLIPDPNLRAAIAERLGKAPAALTETDLTRLTEIVADEKGIRDLTGLEHAIRLERIEFRHNAISDLSPLAGLVRLDNIKLRGNKITDVSPLAGLINVDWLGLEENAITDLSPLKGLVKLNGIGIEGNPVTDVSALAGMISLEGIVAWNTAITDFSALAKLPRFQWIELSGSSISELPSLTGLKRLRRLEINHTYISDISGLAEVPQLTSLTLHDNQITDVSPLANLKNLTNLNLSHNIISDVSPLAGLTKLERIDLRNNAISDFSPLEGLPIIISMRTSGNPGTALRGGPKITGPWLWIFIPDIQHENFRNADLLARVSGGDVTELKIASDGATEGKSVGEHVWTPHKLSPSVGTENINSMLKALGISKGDGGNLTYGSLTLNSPREQQTKMFAGSDDSHKIWLNGELVSEKYNAWTGDYQQSFPVTLKEGKNVLLVAVYDYGGGWSGHFGFAPDAEYTVIPPGSRFTLSTALTQLKKSDTFIVRLNAANITDLAGWQTDIAFDPALLKANNVSEGNFLKQGNGRTFFRKGTIKNRQGRITGIQAARISKGGVAGEGNLLSVSFTALANGQGRVVLRNFRAGNSAGETISATAPDVMVTVGNTPAAPVLLPDETALLANYPNPFNPETWIPYQLAEPAKVTLYIYATNGALVRRLDLGHQAAGLYQYRSRAAYWDGRNEVGEPVASGIYFYTLSTESTRDSVTAGDFTATRKMLIRK